In Fibrobacter sp. UWH4, a single genomic region encodes these proteins:
- a CDS encoding rhomboid family intramembrane serine protease: MPRFMSPLRPRYMRSPSDIPKEGLHIQSITATPEAPKFSSEANTASLNAAQESPEPQEPEYPEIVCVSEGTFRQIRDDSLVLLSQGISHRLLRSIEGPFLILVLPEHEARAREQLELYRKENPPKEENPPIPLSFSLQPLWVLLALLIVTLIDFTDAMNLHTPGISDAAKVLKGEWWRSLTAQTLHGDVRHLASNLICGYIVMNMITFRIPLLRLAPFIAIASAIANLCVSLTVQTSFRSLGFSTFVFAAIGCLSVIEFRLMPKETHGLLRRFAPLCGAASLAVFLGLGENADILGHAYGFVAGLFCGFIPSKKALRWGTPLATADGIGLLIYYALYVIAWKIALA, from the coding sequence ATGCCACGATTCATGTCGCCATTGCGACCGCGCTACATGCGTTCCCCATCGGACATTCCGAAAGAAGGATTGCATATACAATCCATAACGGCGACACCCGAAGCGCCGAAATTTTCGTCCGAAGCGAATACGGCTTCGCTGAATGCCGCGCAAGAATCGCCCGAGCCGCAGGAACCCGAATATCCTGAAATCGTGTGCGTATCCGAAGGCACGTTCCGCCAGATTCGCGACGACAGCCTGGTGCTGCTTTCGCAGGGAATTTCACACCGACTCTTGCGCAGTATCGAAGGCCCGTTCCTGATTTTGGTTTTGCCCGAGCATGAGGCGCGAGCACGCGAGCAGTTGGAACTGTACCGTAAAGAGAATCCGCCCAAAGAAGAAAACCCACCGATTCCCTTGAGTTTTAGCCTGCAGCCGCTCTGGGTTTTGCTTGCGCTCTTGATTGTCACGCTGATTGATTTTACAGACGCCATGAACCTGCATACGCCCGGCATTTCGGATGCAGCCAAGGTCCTTAAGGGCGAATGGTGGCGCTCGCTGACCGCGCAAACATTGCACGGCGACGTAAGGCACCTGGCCTCGAATTTAATTTGCGGCTATATCGTGATGAACATGATTACCTTCCGCATTCCGCTCTTGCGGCTCGCGCCGTTTATCGCGATTGCGTCAGCAATCGCGAACCTGTGCGTTTCCTTGACCGTACAGACGAGTTTCCGTTCGCTCGGGTTTTCGACATTCGTGTTCGCCGCCATCGGTTGCCTCAGCGTCATTGAATTTAGGCTCATGCCCAAGGAAACGCACGGCCTGCTTCGCAGGTTCGCGCCGCTCTGCGGCGCGGCATCGCTCGCCGTGTTCCTTGGACTTGGCGAGAACGCCGACATTCTCGGCCACGCCTACGGATTCGTTGCCGGACTTTTCTGCGGATTCATTCCCAGCAAAAAGGCGCTCCGCTGGGGAACGCCGCTTGCTACCGCCGACGGAATCGGCCTGCTCATTTACTACGCGCTATACGTAATCGCGTGGAAAATTGCGTTGGCTTAA
- a CDS encoding PHP domain-containing protein: protein MSFLPGEKLHYAETHFKFKLPWSLLYKPWPEILADAPFQFVPGVEPILWLVVRDAHRFPTLIEKIEISITGSENFSTNKSVDLHIRAMEQFGFYPVRLGKLPAGIYEIDCTIYAKRISENGEPTADKERCFRRWNLPGLKPKPLKIQVLAEEPPKAPGFVAGEMHCHTHYSADHVEHGASPAVLQQTAQAVGLDFVSCTDHAYDFAFTTEDYTKEADTPLTRFDALREEVRKLNEADDMPLMIAGEEVSAGNSKGENVHMTVLGPEGYLPGLGDCGRNWLDNKPTFKIPKLLEMTAAHCFAAHPMQPMGYLEKFIFRRGYWSHKDLNLDATHKIRGIQFWNGIRDEGFKLGREWWIEELGKGNFLLPIGGNDAHGDLNDTTSVSMPLISLRHSREHVFGKVRTVIKFGIRNSEFGTKVSSEAIHEAFAGDNCYITDGPALWWERGEKTVTFHACNTQDFGGAFRYIRIYGRKRSAGGKLAKNETVCIESLVAAPAKTDITVNADNFAYLRAECETATGKFAMTSAAVLA from the coding sequence ATGAGTTTTCTTCCTGGCGAAAAGTTGCATTACGCCGAGACGCATTTCAAGTTCAAGCTCCCGTGGTCGCTACTGTACAAGCCGTGGCCCGAAATTCTTGCGGATGCGCCCTTCCAGTTTGTTCCTGGAGTCGAGCCTATTTTATGGTTGGTGGTCCGCGACGCGCATCGGTTCCCGACGCTTATTGAAAAAATTGAAATTTCAATTACAGGCTCCGAAAATTTCAGCACTAACAAGAGCGTCGATTTACATATCCGCGCCATGGAGCAATTTGGATTTTACCCCGTCAGGTTGGGCAAGCTTCCTGCGGGTATTTATGAAATCGACTGCACGATTTACGCAAAAAGAATCAGCGAAAACGGCGAGCCTACCGCAGACAAGGAAAGATGCTTTAGACGCTGGAACCTTCCCGGATTAAAGCCAAAGCCCCTCAAGATTCAAGTTCTTGCAGAAGAACCGCCCAAGGCACCTGGATTTGTGGCAGGCGAAATGCATTGCCACACGCACTACTCGGCAGACCATGTGGAACACGGAGCCTCGCCTGCAGTATTGCAACAGACGGCCCAAGCCGTCGGGCTCGATTTTGTGAGTTGCACCGACCACGCCTACGATTTCGCTTTCACGACCGAAGACTACACTAAAGAAGCGGACACGCCCCTCACCCGCTTCGACGCTTTGCGCGAAGAAGTCCGCAAACTGAACGAAGCCGACGACATGCCGCTCATGATTGCAGGCGAAGAAGTTTCGGCAGGCAATTCCAAAGGCGAAAACGTGCACATGACCGTTCTCGGCCCCGAAGGTTATTTGCCCGGCCTTGGCGACTGCGGACGCAACTGGCTCGACAACAAGCCCACTTTCAAGATTCCAAAGCTTTTGGAAATGACCGCGGCACATTGCTTTGCCGCACACCCGATGCAGCCCATGGGCTACCTCGAGAAATTCATCTTCCGTCGCGGCTACTGGAGCCACAAAGATTTGAATCTGGACGCAACCCACAAGATCCGCGGAATCCAGTTCTGGAACGGAATTCGCGACGAGGGATTCAAGCTAGGAAGAGAATGGTGGATCGAGGAACTCGGCAAGGGGAATTTCTTGCTCCCGATTGGTGGCAACGACGCTCACGGAGATTTAAACGACACGACATCAGTCAGCATGCCGCTGATTTCATTGAGGCACTCCCGCGAACATGTTTTCGGGAAAGTGAGAACGGTAATTAAATTCGGAATTCGGAATTCGGAATTCGGAACTAAAGTTTCAAGCGAGGCAATCCACGAAGCATTCGCGGGCGACAACTGCTACATTACCGATGGCCCTGCTCTCTGGTGGGAACGCGGCGAAAAGACGGTGACATTCCATGCCTGCAATACGCAAGATTTTGGCGGTGCCTTCCGCTACATTCGCATCTACGGGCGCAAGCGTTCTGCAGGCGGCAAGCTCGCCAAGAACGAAACCGTCTGCATAGAAAGCCTTGTCGCCGCCCCGGCAAAAACAGACATCACCGTAAACGCAGACAACTTTGCCTATTTGCGCGCCGAATGCGAAACGGCAACCGGCAAATTCGCGATGACCTCGGCGGCGGTACTCGCGTAG
- a CDS encoding outer membrane protein assembly factor BamD, with protein MNLFKKIPLFLYLLAFAIAFIGCSSSGQTKMKHTEWCRIRYENAEELFKKEKYGRATDKLEEILATCAGTGYMEQAQFLMAESYFNMEDWIEARGEYGSFILNFPGSPFIETAEFRKAISSFNMEFRVSRDEANTTIAMRDFERYLSNYPESPLRDSVNYYYNLLVERLAEKEFQTARLYMRMDKYQAAVIYLKEFLETYPNSKRHTEALFMITEAYNELDQFETAKLYLNIARNEASPDDKDILKKIEKSEKAIDKSELAFAKRMKKDSQKKRFWKEDRQMQN; from the coding sequence ATGAACCTGTTCAAAAAGATTCCCCTATTCCTTTATCTTTTGGCCTTTGCAATCGCTTTTATAGGTTGTTCGTCTAGCGGGCAGACCAAGATGAAACATACCGAATGGTGCAGAATCCGCTACGAGAACGCCGAGGAACTCTTCAAGAAAGAGAAGTACGGGCGTGCAACCGACAAGCTCGAAGAAATTCTCGCCACCTGCGCCGGGACCGGCTACATGGAACAGGCACAGTTCCTGATGGCGGAAAGCTATTTCAACATGGAAGACTGGATCGAGGCCCGCGGCGAGTACGGCAGCTTTATCCTGAACTTCCCCGGTTCCCCGTTTATCGAGACCGCCGAATTCCGCAAGGCCATTTCTTCGTTCAACATGGAATTCCGCGTGAGCCGCGACGAAGCCAACACGACGATCGCCATGAGGGACTTCGAACGTTACCTGTCGAACTACCCCGAATCTCCGCTGCGCGACTCGGTGAACTACTACTACAACCTGCTGGTGGAACGCCTTGCCGAAAAGGAATTCCAGACGGCCAGACTCTACATGCGCATGGACAAGTACCAGGCAGCCGTCATCTATCTGAAGGAATTCCTGGAAACCTATCCGAACAGCAAGCGCCATACCGAGGCCCTGTTCATGATTACGGAAGCCTACAACGAACTTGACCAGTTCGAAACCGCCAAGCTGTACCTGAACATCGCAAGAAACGAGGCCTCCCCCGACGACAAGGATATCCTGAAGAAAATCGAGAAAAGCGAAAAGGCTATCGACAAGTCCGAACTCGCCTTCGCCAAACGCATGAAGAAGGATTCTCAGAAGAAGAGGTTCTGGAAAGAAGACCGACAGATGCAGAACTAA
- a CDS encoding LptF/LptG family permease — MILVRYVLKELIAPFLAALFGITFLFVVDFLVKILDNVLSKGLPAETVLEIFALNLAWMLSLSIPMAVLVASLMAFGRLSGDQEITACKAAGVSPLSLMRPVLLVSLLISLLMVIFNNWVLPEANHRSVELMNAVSRKKPHVFIDAGRLITQFPDVQLWVNRIDPVSGTLYGIQIFEMEKRGAPRIVYADSASMEYADNGATLMLRLRSGETHMTDADNPENYFRIRFFSQDLAMKNVDDRLERRSRSYRSDREMPIEMMTEVVEDARKKYVEYRDAALEKRLGSLVALRNDVEGDSIVPESVESGVTLDSIQRRRSLQRLRVQEIATFRTTERLYGRMEAELKREAQYTVEIQKKYSTSFACFIFILIGAPLGIMARKGGIGTGILYSLAFFVIYWICLIGGENMADRLLVSPYLAMWASNIIIGAFGIFITIAMVRDRFSGDSKFFRAVRAVGRFFKNIFGFLGRKFG, encoded by the coding sequence ATGATTCTAGTCCGCTATGTGTTGAAAGAGCTTATAGCCCCGTTTTTGGCGGCTCTTTTTGGCATCACCTTCTTGTTCGTGGTGGACTTTCTCGTAAAAATCCTGGACAATGTGCTGTCCAAGGGACTCCCGGCAGAAACGGTGCTCGAAATATTCGCCCTGAACCTCGCGTGGATGCTCTCGCTCTCGATTCCGATGGCTGTTTTGGTGGCAAGCCTCATGGCGTTTGGCCGGCTTTCGGGTGACCAGGAAATTACGGCCTGCAAGGCGGCGGGCGTGTCGCCGCTTTCGCTGATGCGTCCGGTTCTTCTCGTTTCGTTGCTGATTTCTTTGTTGATGGTGATTTTCAACAACTGGGTGCTTCCCGAGGCGAACCACCGTTCCGTGGAACTCATGAATGCCGTGTCGCGCAAGAAACCGCACGTGTTCATCGATGCGGGCCGCCTTATTACGCAGTTTCCTGATGTGCAGCTGTGGGTAAACCGCATCGACCCCGTTTCCGGAACTTTGTACGGAATCCAGATTTTCGAGATGGAGAAGCGCGGCGCTCCCCGTATCGTGTATGCGGATAGCGCCTCCATGGAATATGCGGATAACGGTGCGACCTTGATGCTTAGGCTCCGCAGCGGCGAGACGCACATGACGGATGCCGACAATCCCGAGAACTATTTCCGCATTCGATTCTTCTCGCAGGATCTCGCGATGAAGAATGTCGATGACCGCCTGGAACGCCGTAGCCGCAGTTACCGCAGCGACCGCGAAATGCCGATCGAGATGATGACCGAAGTCGTGGAAGATGCGCGGAAAAAATATGTGGAATACCGCGATGCGGCCCTCGAAAAGCGTCTGGGCTCGTTGGTGGCGTTGCGGAACGATGTCGAAGGCGATTCGATTGTTCCTGAATCGGTCGAGAGCGGCGTGACACTCGATTCTATCCAGCGTAGGCGGTCGTTGCAGCGTCTGCGCGTCCAGGAAATTGCGACCTTCCGCACGACGGAGCGCCTGTATGGTCGCATGGAAGCCGAACTCAAGCGCGAGGCGCAGTATACGGTAGAAATCCAGAAAAAGTACAGCACGAGTTTTGCCTGCTTCATCTTTATTCTGATCGGGGCCCCCCTTGGTATCATGGCCCGCAAGGGCGGTATCGGAACGGGTATCCTCTATAGCCTTGCGTTCTTTGTGATTTACTGGATTTGCCTGATTGGTGGCGAAAATATGGCCGACAGGCTCCTGGTGAGCCCCTATCTTGCCATGTGGGCGTCCAATATCATTATCGGTGCGTTCGGCATCTTCATTACGATTGCGATGGTGCGAGACCGTTTCTCGGGCGATTCCAAGTTCTTCAGGGCGGTGCGTGCCGTGGGGCGCTTCTTCAAGAATATCTTCGGCTTTTTGGGGAGGAAATTCGGATGA